The Flavobacterium sp. 123 genome contains a region encoding:
- a CDS encoding hydroxymethylglutaryl-CoA reductase, degradative — translation MNNVIAGFSKFSKEEKINWIAKEYFLNPQEAITTLKNYWNSDENLQKLHDEFIENTISNFYIPLGVAPNFLINGKYYTVPMAIEESSVVAAASKAAKFWSTRGGFKASVIDTEKIGQVHFIFKGDHSKLADFFNQIKSKFFIETENITKNMQKRGGGILDIILKDKTHLIPNYFQLHATFETIDSMGANFINSCLEQFAKILKEEAQVHESFSETEKDIQVVMSILSNYVPNCIVRAEVSCPINELEEKHISDPTAFAERFVQAVTIAEVEPFRAVTHNKGIMNGIDAVVLATGNDFRAIEAGIHAYASRNGHYSSLSHAKIENNIFTFWLEVPLALGTVGGLTSLHPLVKLSLDMLEKPSAKELMQIVAVAGLAQNFAALRSLTTTGIQDGHMKMHLNNILNQFMATEEERVLIRKHFKHHVVSHSAVVDYIENIRK, via the coding sequence ATGAATAATGTCATTGCAGGATTTTCAAAGTTTTCTAAAGAAGAAAAAATTAATTGGATTGCCAAGGAATACTTTTTAAATCCCCAGGAAGCCATAACGACACTGAAAAACTACTGGAATTCTGACGAAAATTTACAGAAATTACACGATGAATTCATCGAAAATACAATATCAAATTTCTATATACCACTTGGAGTAGCGCCAAACTTCTTGATTAACGGAAAATATTATACCGTACCAATGGCAATCGAAGAAAGTTCGGTAGTAGCTGCAGCTTCAAAAGCAGCAAAATTTTGGTCTACACGTGGCGGATTTAAAGCTTCTGTAATTGACACCGAAAAAATAGGGCAAGTTCATTTTATATTTAAAGGAGACCATTCTAAACTAGCTGATTTTTTTAACCAAATAAAATCTAAGTTTTTCATAGAAACAGAAAACATTACTAAAAACATGCAGAAGCGTGGTGGTGGAATTCTGGATATTATTCTAAAAGATAAAACTCATTTAATCCCTAATTACTTTCAACTTCACGCTACTTTTGAAACAATTGATAGTATGGGCGCTAACTTTATCAATTCCTGTTTAGAGCAATTTGCCAAAATACTAAAAGAAGAAGCACAAGTGCATGAATCGTTTTCAGAAACAGAGAAAGACATTCAAGTTGTCATGAGTATTTTGTCAAATTATGTTCCAAATTGCATCGTTAGAGCCGAAGTTTCGTGTCCAATAAACGAATTAGAAGAAAAACATATTTCTGATCCAACAGCATTTGCTGAACGATTTGTTCAAGCCGTTACAATTGCCGAGGTTGAACCTTTCAGAGCAGTTACTCATAACAAAGGAATTATGAATGGAATTGATGCCGTTGTTTTAGCAACAGGAAATGATTTCAGAGCAATTGAAGCTGGTATTCATGCTTATGCTTCTAGAAACGGGCACTATTCTAGTCTTTCTCATGCAAAAATAGAGAATAATATATTTACTTTTTGGCTAGAAGTTCCTTTGGCTTTAGGAACTGTTGGAGGATTAACTTCCTTGCATCCATTGGTAAAATTATCGCTAGACATGCTCGAAAAACCTTCTGCTAAGGAGTTAATGCAGATTGTAGCCGTAGCTGGTTTAGCACAAAACTTTGCCGCTTTGCGCTCCTTGACAACAACTGGAATTCAAGACGGACATATGAAAATGCACTTAAATAATATTTTAAACCAATTTATGGCTACTGAAGAAGAACGTGTTTTGATTCGAAAACATTTCAAACATCATGTAGTTTCGCATAGTGCTGTTGTTGATTATATTGAAAATATAAGAAAATAA
- a CDS encoding S9 family peptidase codes for MNSKKITALLLFLCCTVFGQQKITIDEIYNGTFRAEEMDELQSMKNTNQYTVLNLDYQSRSMTIDLYDFATLKKVTTLIDTKSFKELENGIDSYTFDDSEKQILIACNSNKIFRHSFTADYYLYNLDNKQLTKLFEDQVQEPTFSPNGKKIAYSKENNLYVYDIASKQSTAITTDGKKNSIINGITDWVYEEEFAFVRAFDWSKDSKKVAYIRFDETEVPEFSMSIFEKNLYPTIETFKYPKAGEKNSLVSLHLYDVDSKGTKNVNLGTYNDFYIPRIEWTNDANVLSAKILNRHQDNLDLLFVDGTTGATKVVLNEKDKAYIDFVDTDNLTFLKDNSFIWTSEKDGFNHIYVYDKTGKLRKQVTKGNWEVTSYYGFDEKTNTVFYQSTENGSINRDVYRISLDGKNKLRLSKNVGTNAATFSPNFQYYINTFSSANQPTTYTLNEAKLGKQVQSIEDNQALASRLKNYNLPSKEFFVMKTAKGNELNAWIMKPKDFDPSKKYPVFMYQYSGPGSQQVNNEWNSYDDYWFMMLTQQGYIVACVDGRGTGFKGADFKKVTQKELGKYEVEDQIDAAKEIGNYAFVDKTRIGIFGWSYGGFMSSNCILKGNDVFKMAIAVAPVTNWRFYDSVYTERYMQTPQENPSGYDENSPINHVNKLKGKYLLIHGSGDDNVHVQNTMQMMEALIQANKQFDSQIYPDKNHGIYGGKTRIQLYTKMTNFIKENL; via the coding sequence ATGAATTCGAAAAAAATTACTGCCTTACTTTTGTTCTTATGTTGTACGGTTTTTGGACAACAAAAAATTACAATTGACGAAATTTACAACGGAACTTTTCGTGCGGAAGAAATGGATGAATTGCAATCCATGAAAAACACCAATCAATATACGGTTTTGAATTTAGATTATCAATCTAGGTCGATGACTATTGATTTGTATGATTTTGCTACCCTCAAAAAAGTAACTACTCTTATTGATACAAAATCATTTAAGGAATTAGAAAATGGTATTGACAGCTATACTTTTGATGATTCAGAAAAACAAATTTTAATAGCGTGCAACTCTAATAAAATCTTCCGTCATTCTTTTACGGCAGATTATTATTTGTATAATTTGGATAACAAACAACTGACTAAATTGTTTGAAGATCAAGTTCAAGAACCTACTTTTTCTCCTAACGGCAAAAAGATTGCCTATTCTAAAGAAAACAACTTGTATGTTTATGATATTGCTTCAAAACAATCCACTGCGATTACTACGGATGGCAAAAAAAATAGCATCATCAATGGAATAACGGATTGGGTTTATGAAGAAGAATTTGCCTTTGTGAGAGCTTTTGATTGGAGTAAAGACAGTAAAAAAGTAGCTTATATACGTTTTGATGAAACAGAAGTACCTGAATTTTCAATGTCTATTTTTGAAAAAAATTTATATCCAACTATCGAAACGTTCAAATATCCAAAAGCTGGAGAGAAAAATTCATTAGTGTCTTTGCATCTTTATGATGTGGATTCAAAAGGAACTAAAAATGTTAATTTAGGAACGTATAATGATTTTTATATTCCAAGAATAGAATGGACAAATGATGCAAATGTATTGTCAGCTAAAATATTGAATCGTCATCAGGATAATTTAGATTTATTGTTTGTAGATGGTACCACTGGAGCAACGAAAGTTGTTTTAAACGAAAAAGATAAAGCATATATTGATTTTGTAGATACTGATAATCTTACATTCTTGAAAGACAATAGTTTTATCTGGACAAGTGAAAAAGATGGTTTTAATCATATTTACGTATATGATAAAACAGGAAAATTAAGAAAGCAAGTTACCAAAGGAAACTGGGAAGTAACTTCGTATTATGGTTTTGATGAAAAAACCAATACTGTTTTTTATCAATCTACAGAAAACGGTTCTATTAATAGAGATGTATACCGAATAAGTTTAGATGGGAAAAATAAATTGCGTTTATCTAAAAATGTAGGAACAAATGCCGCTACTTTTAGTCCGAATTTTCAATATTATATCAATACCTTCTCGAGTGCAAATCAACCAACAACATATACATTGAACGAAGCTAAATTAGGCAAACAAGTTCAGAGTATAGAAGATAATCAAGCGCTAGCTTCTAGATTAAAAAATTACAATTTGCCTTCAAAAGAGTTTTTTGTAATGAAAACAGCAAAAGGGAATGAATTGAATGCTTGGATTATGAAACCAAAAGATTTTGACCCAAGTAAAAAATATCCTGTTTTTATGTATCAATATTCAGGACCAGGTTCTCAGCAAGTTAACAACGAATGGAATTCATATGATGATTATTGGTTCATGATGTTGACGCAACAAGGATATATTGTTGCTTGTGTTGATGGTCGTGGAACAGGTTTTAAAGGAGCTGACTTTAAGAAAGTAACTCAAAAAGAATTGGGTAAATATGAAGTTGAAGATCAAATTGATGCCGCTAAAGAAATAGGGAATTATGCTTTTGTAGATAAAACTAGAATAGGAATTTTCGGTTGGTCTTATGGAGGATTTATGTCTTCAAATTGTATTTTGAAAGGAAATGATGTTTTTAAAATGGCAATTGCTGTTGCTCCAGTAACAAACTGGCGTTTTTATGACAGTGTGTATACCGAAAGATACATGCAAACTCCTCAAGAAAACCCTAGTGGTTATGATGAAAACTCACCAATTAATCATGTTAATAAATTAAAAGGCAAATACCTTTTGATACACGGTTCAGGTGATGATAATGTACATGTGCAAAATACAATGCAAATGATGGAAGCTTTGATTCAAGCAAACAAACAATTTGATTCGCAAATTTATCCGGATAAAAACCATGGAATTTATGGTGGAAAAACTAGAATACAATTGTATACTAAAATGACTAACTTTATCAAAGAAAATTTATAA
- a CDS encoding peptide MFS transporter, translating to MAETQVKTAHPKGLWVLFGTEMWERFNFYGMRALLTLFLVNSLMMKEEDASLIYGGFLGLCYLTPMLGGFIADRFLGNRNCILLGGLMMAIGQLLLFASGSIFPANLSLATTIMYGGLGVIVFGNGFFKPNISSMVGSLYPKQEKSKLDTAFTIFYMGINLGAFLGQSICPLLGDVRDTGGVRDIHAFKWGFLAASIAMLVGTLIFYFLKNKYVVTPEGRPLGGLPSKNVAADFEEGEAQKAVFSKSSLIIAGIVFFILGAIVHFVFGQNLIYTLIYSSGLTLAGLIISDSSLTKIERDRIIVIYIVSFFIIFFWAAFEQAGSSLTFIADNQTDRNFFGWQMPPSMVQIFNGLFVVILAVPFSMLWDKLRASNKEPISPVKLAVGLLLITISFFMIANQVKDLGNSGLLAIKWLILLYLLNTCAELCLSPIGLSLVGKLSPKRFSSLLYGVFFLSNASGYALGGTLGSILPATGDKFNKAKELGIDLQGILDKTITPTAEQLKLLADHNISDHNNIFVGFEIHNLFEFFMVFVVLTGIAAIILFALTPFLKKMMHGVR from the coding sequence ATGGCAGAAACTCAAGTGAAAACAGCACATCCAAAAGGACTTTGGGTATTGTTTGGAACAGAAATGTGGGAACGATTCAATTTCTATGGAATGCGAGCCTTATTGACTTTGTTTTTAGTTAATTCGTTAATGATGAAAGAAGAGGATGCCTCTCTTATTTATGGGGGATTCTTAGGACTTTGTTATTTGACTCCTATGTTAGGAGGATTTATTGCGGATCGTTTTTTAGGAAATAGAAACTGTATTTTACTTGGCGGACTAATGATGGCTATCGGACAATTATTATTGTTTGCTAGTGGAAGTATTTTTCCTGCTAATTTAAGTTTAGCTACTACCATAATGTATGGTGGTTTAGGCGTAATCGTTTTTGGAAATGGGTTCTTCAAACCAAATATTTCAAGTATGGTAGGGAGTTTGTATCCAAAACAAGAAAAAAGTAAGCTTGACACCGCTTTTACTATTTTCTATATGGGAATCAACTTAGGAGCTTTTTTAGGCCAGTCTATTTGCCCATTATTAGGTGATGTTAGAGATACAGGAGGTGTTAGAGATATACATGCATTCAAATGGGGATTTCTTGCCGCTTCGATAGCAATGCTTGTTGGGACTTTGATTTTTTACTTTTTAAAAAATAAATATGTTGTTACTCCAGAAGGTAGACCACTAGGAGGATTGCCATCTAAAAATGTAGCTGCCGATTTTGAAGAAGGAGAAGCACAAAAAGCTGTTTTTTCTAAATCATCTTTAATTATTGCGGGAATTGTATTTTTTATTTTAGGAGCAATTGTTCACTTTGTTTTTGGACAAAACTTAATTTACACTTTAATTTATTCTAGTGGATTAACATTAGCAGGATTAATTATCTCTGATTCTTCTTTAACAAAAATCGAAAGAGATCGAATTATTGTTATTTATATTGTTTCCTTTTTTATAATCTTCTTCTGGGCTGCTTTTGAACAGGCGGGATCTTCACTAACTTTCATTGCTGATAATCAAACAGATAGAAACTTTTTTGGATGGCAAATGCCACCTTCAATGGTTCAAATTTTTAATGGGCTTTTTGTAGTAATTTTAGCTGTGCCATTCAGTATGTTATGGGATAAATTAAGAGCCTCAAACAAGGAGCCAATTTCGCCAGTTAAATTAGCAGTTGGTTTATTGTTGATTACTATTAGCTTTTTTATGATTGCTAATCAGGTTAAAGATTTAGGTAATTCAGGGCTATTAGCTATTAAATGGTTGATATTATTGTATTTGTTAAATACTTGTGCAGAATTGTGTTTGTCACCTATTGGATTATCATTAGTGGGTAAATTATCACCAAAACGTTTCTCTTCACTTTTGTATGGTGTGTTTTTCTTGTCGAATGCTTCAGGATATGCTTTGGGAGGTACTTTAGGATCTATTTTGCCAGCAACAGGAGATAAATTTAATAAAGCAAAAGAATTAGGAATTGACTTGCAAGGTATTTTAGATAAAACAATAACGCCAACAGCAGAGCAGTTAAAATTATTAGCAGACCATAACATTAGTGATCATAACAATATTTTTGTTGGTTTTGAAATCCATAATTTATTTGAATTCTTTATGGTCTTTGTAGTTTTAACGGGTATTGCAGCAATTATTTTATTTGCATTGACTCCATTTTTGAAAAAAATGATGCACGGTGTTCGTTAA
- a CDS encoding peptide MFS transporter has translation MEQNLSLEQIQNFSGKYPKQLWYLFMVEMWERFCFYGMRGVLTFFMVDQLFLKDEAANLQYGAIQAFVYAFTFIGGIFADKILGFKRSLFFGGIVMIFGNLLIAFSPQEMFYYGIAFSIIGTGFFKPNISSMVGELYHEEDSRRDAGYGMFYAGINVGGLLGGALCIYLGKYYSWSLCFLSAGIVMILGLVTFLLTKKHLGPIGDSPLLNLDPKKRKIKEIAVYAGSLLSIPFIFIMVKNTDFTDYFMYTIGIIAVLYFLLEVFNLKLATARKKLLAAFLFIFFYFLFNAIYEQSGGSLSLFAKDNLDSKLLFFNIDPNVVNNSSNSLFVIIFSPIVGLLWLWMAKKKIEPSSVIKFGIGFLFLGASFYLFYYTRFFANAEGITSLNVFTFAYLITTIGELCLGPIGMSIITKLSPKRLFGMMMGLWFLASAFGQFAAGKLGAEMSKSNTGTTLVSKLQSYTEGYYQLAVYSIIAGVFLIVMTPLIKKLMHGVK, from the coding sequence ATGGAACAAAATTTAAGTTTAGAGCAAATACAAAATTTCAGTGGTAAATACCCAAAACAATTGTGGTATTTGTTTATGGTAGAAATGTGGGAACGATTCTGTTTTTATGGTATGCGAGGCGTTCTTACTTTTTTTATGGTAGACCAACTTTTCTTAAAAGATGAGGCTGCTAATCTACAATATGGAGCAATACAAGCATTTGTTTATGCCTTTACTTTCATAGGAGGAATTTTTGCAGATAAGATTTTAGGATTTAAGAGGTCATTATTTTTTGGAGGTATTGTAATGATTTTCGGAAATCTTCTGATTGCTTTTTCACCGCAAGAAATGTTTTATTATGGAATTGCTTTTTCGATTATTGGAACCGGCTTTTTTAAACCAAATATTTCATCAATGGTAGGGGAATTATATCATGAAGAGGATAGTCGTAGAGATGCTGGTTACGGAATGTTTTACGCAGGAATAAATGTTGGGGGACTTTTAGGAGGTGCGCTATGTATTTATTTAGGTAAATATTATTCGTGGTCTTTATGTTTTCTTTCTGCAGGAATTGTAATGATTTTGGGCTTAGTAACGTTTTTGTTAACCAAAAAACATTTAGGACCAATTGGAGATTCTCCATTATTAAATTTGGATCCAAAGAAAAGGAAAATTAAAGAAATAGCAGTTTATGCAGGTTCGTTATTGAGTATCCCTTTTATATTCATAATGGTGAAAAACACTGATTTCACAGACTATTTCATGTATACAATAGGGATTATTGCGGTACTATATTTTTTATTAGAAGTGTTTAATTTGAAACTAGCTACAGCACGTAAAAAATTATTAGCAGCATTTTTATTTATATTTTTCTACTTTTTATTTAATGCAATTTACGAACAAAGTGGCGGTTCATTATCCTTGTTTGCCAAAGACAATTTAGACTCTAAATTATTGTTTTTTAATATCGATCCAAACGTGGTTAATAATAGTTCTAATTCGTTGTTCGTAATTATTTTTAGTCCAATAGTTGGGCTACTTTGGTTATGGATGGCAAAAAAGAAAATCGAACCAAGTTCAGTTATTAAGTTTGGAATAGGATTTTTATTTCTAGGTGCTTCTTTCTATTTGTTTTATTACACGCGCTTTTTTGCGAATGCAGAAGGAATAACATCATTGAACGTATTTACTTTTGCGTATTTGATAACGACCATTGGGGAGTTGTGTTTAGGTCCAATAGGAATGTCTATAATAACTAAGCTTTCGCCAAAAAGACTTTTCGGAATGATGATGGGATTATGGTTTTTAGCGAGTGCTTTTGGCCAATTTGCAGCGGGTAAACTTGGTGCTGAAATGTCTAAATCAAATACCGGAACAACTTTAGTTTCTAAGTTGCAATCTTATACGGAAGGATATTATCAGCTAGCGGTTTATTCTATTATTGCGGGAGTGTTCCTAATCGTGATGACTCCTCTGATAAAAAAATTAATGCACGGAGTTAAATAA
- a CDS encoding thioredoxin family protein → MKKIFITIFFFAISFAVEAQELVWETNVNKALEVSNKTKKPLLLFFTGSDWCGWCIRLQKEVLKTPEFAKWAKENVVLVELDYPRRTPQSAEIKKQNNELQQAFGIQGFPTIFFARGTTKDGKINFQGIGNTGYVAGGPTAWLAVADGILKK, encoded by the coding sequence ATGAAAAAGATATTTATAACGATTTTTTTCTTTGCTATTTCTTTCGCTGTTGAAGCTCAAGAGTTAGTATGGGAAACCAATGTAAACAAAGCATTAGAAGTTTCTAATAAAACTAAAAAACCATTATTGCTGTTTTTTACGGGTAGTGATTGGTGTGGATGGTGCATTAGATTGCAAAAAGAAGTTTTGAAAACTCCTGAGTTTGCTAAATGGGCAAAAGAAAATGTTGTTTTAGTTGAGTTAGATTATCCAAGAAGAACTCCACAATCTGCTGAAATTAAAAAACAAAATAACGAGTTGCAACAAGCTTTTGGAATACAAGGATTTCCAACTATCTTCTTTGCAAGAGGAACGACAAAAGATGGAAAAATTAATTTTCAAGGTATAGGAAATACGGGTTATGTGGCCGGTGGACCTACAGCATGGTTAGCTGTTGCTGATGGAATTTTGAAAAAATAA
- a CDS encoding ComEC/Rec2 family competence protein: MKVLQFPLARITLVFVSAILISNYLKLEPALAKIILVISISSFSIAYFLLRKKFTKTIYFGITTYLLAFAIGIITQITHTDSYQKNNYIHNKDAFEKPHIISLTLREKLKNSTSSNRYIALINSIDHSKYSGRIIVNIHKDSLNHPFEIGTQLQINSTLYKNNNTKNPNQFDYSKYLENKQIYAQLYADIDEIKVSNYIQKDIWYYTSVLRTRIISNLEKSNFNKTELNVAIALILGQQQDISPEIIRDYQYAGAVHILSVSGLHIGFILIFITFVLKPIPNTRKGSFIKLIAILVSLSLFGILAGLAPSVVRSVTMFSIVAIGNHLRRSVNIYHTLLVSILLILLVQPSFLFDVGFQLSYIALFFIVWFQPLLASLWEPKNKIKKYIWDILTVSFAAQIGTLPLSLFYFHQFPGLFFVTNLIILPFMGFIMVLGVLVMGLAAINCIPLFLTKTLEWSIYFMNTIINKIASIEEFIIRDIPFNTQLLLNSYLLIICTIIWFKKPHFNRLIFILFSIILLQITFIQNNWEVNNQQEWIVFNSKKNTLITGRMGKEVTLYTNNKSLNTASKNILLNAYLVGNFSSLKHKKTIRNLSFFKGNKILILDSLGIYPKNSNPDILILTQSPKINLDRLFETIKPKIVVADASNYKTVQKLWKTSCLKQKIPFHATSEKGFYILN; encoded by the coding sequence ATGAAAGTACTACAATTTCCTTTGGCAAGAATTACGTTAGTTTTTGTTTCTGCAATTTTAATCAGCAATTATCTAAAGCTTGAACCAGCATTGGCAAAAATAATACTTGTAATTTCTATAAGTAGTTTTAGCATCGCCTATTTTTTACTTAGAAAAAAATTTACTAAAACAATCTATTTTGGTATAACCACCTATTTATTAGCCTTTGCAATTGGTATAATTACACAAATAACCCATACCGATTCCTACCAGAAAAACAATTACATCCATAATAAAGATGCTTTTGAAAAACCACATATCATAAGCCTCACACTAAGAGAAAAGTTGAAAAACTCAACCTCAAGCAACCGATATATTGCACTAATCAACAGTATTGATCATTCAAAATACTCTGGTAGAATTATTGTCAATATTCATAAAGACAGCTTGAATCATCCGTTTGAAATAGGAACACAATTGCAAATAAACAGTACTTTATATAAAAACAACAACACCAAAAATCCAAACCAATTTGATTACAGTAAGTATCTTGAAAACAAACAAATCTATGCGCAATTATATGCTGACATCGATGAAATAAAGGTTAGCAACTATATCCAAAAAGACATTTGGTATTATACTTCCGTATTAAGAACAAGAATCATAAGCAATTTAGAGAAAAGCAACTTTAACAAAACCGAGTTGAATGTTGCAATAGCATTAATTCTGGGGCAACAACAAGATATTTCACCTGAAATAATTCGGGATTATCAATATGCAGGAGCCGTACACATTTTATCGGTTTCTGGTTTACACATAGGTTTCATTTTGATTTTTATAACCTTTGTATTAAAACCAATTCCTAACACCAGAAAGGGTTCCTTTATAAAGTTAATTGCAATTCTAGTTTCTTTATCCTTATTCGGAATTTTAGCTGGACTTGCTCCATCAGTCGTTCGATCTGTGACTATGTTTTCAATTGTAGCTATTGGCAATCATCTGCGAAGAAGCGTTAATATTTATCATACTTTGTTGGTTTCAATATTGCTTATTTTGTTAGTTCAACCTTCGTTTTTATTTGATGTAGGATTTCAATTGAGCTATATTGCATTGTTTTTCATAGTTTGGTTTCAGCCGCTTTTGGCTTCACTTTGGGAACCAAAAAACAAAATCAAAAAATACATTTGGGATATTCTTACTGTTTCCTTTGCAGCACAAATTGGCACCTTGCCATTAAGCCTATTTTACTTTCATCAATTCCCAGGTTTATTCTTTGTAACAAATTTAATAATCCTACCCTTTATGGGATTTATAATGGTCTTAGGCGTATTAGTTATGGGATTAGCCGCAATCAATTGTATTCCGTTATTCCTAACTAAAACCTTAGAATGGAGTATTTATTTTATGAACACAATCATCAATAAAATAGCTTCTATAGAAGAGTTCATTATAAGAGATATTCCTTTTAATACACAGCTATTATTAAACAGCTATCTATTAATAATTTGCACAATTATCTGGTTTAAAAAACCTCATTTCAACAGATTAATTTTTATATTATTTTCAATTATCCTGTTGCAAATTACATTCATACAAAACAACTGGGAAGTAAATAATCAACAAGAATGGATTGTTTTTAATTCGAAAAAAAACACCTTAATAACAGGACGCATGGGAAAAGAAGTTACACTATACACCAATAACAAAAGTTTAAACACTGCTTCAAAAAACATTCTGCTAAATGCTTATTTAGTAGGTAATTTTAGTAGTTTAAAACATAAAAAAACAATTCGGAACCTTTCGTTTTTTAAGGGAAACAAAATTCTTATTTTGGACAGTTTGGGAATTTATCCGAAGAATTCTAATCCAGACATTTTGATTTTAACGCAATCCCCTAAAATAAATTTAGATCGATTATTCGAAACTATAAAACCAAAAATTGTTGTTGCAGATGCCTCAAATTACAAAACTGTTCAAAAACTTTGGAAGACGAGTTGCTTGAAACAAAAAATCCCTTTTCACGCTACTAGTGAAAAGGGATTTTATATCCTAAATTAG
- the lpxB gene encoding lipid-A-disaccharide synthase, which translates to MKYYIIAGEASGDLHGSNLMKALYKEDPKANIRFWGGDLMQNVGGTLVKHYRELAFMGFVEVLFNLKAILNNIKICKKDILEFQPDVLVFIDYPGFNLRIAKWAKKLGLKTHYYISPQIWAWKESRIKDIKQDVDKMYVILPFEKSFYEDKHQYPVSFVGHPLIDAIHNYPEIDASVFRTENKLNEKPIIAILPGSRKQEIIKMLSVMLSVVNDFPEYQFVIAGAPSQEFSFYQDFISNKNIKFISNKTYDLLRNATAALVTSGTATLETALFKVPEVVCYKGSWASYQIAKRIITLKYISLVNLIMDEEVVTELIQEQCNPKRISEELKKILEPNHRKVILHNYDLLEEKLGGIGASQKTAKLIVADLN; encoded by the coding sequence ATGAAATACTACATTATAGCGGGAGAAGCATCAGGAGATTTGCATGGTTCAAATTTAATGAAAGCATTATACAAAGAAGATCCTAAAGCCAACATCCGATTTTGGGGTGGTGATTTAATGCAAAATGTAGGGGGCACTTTAGTAAAACATTACCGCGAATTAGCTTTTATGGGATTCGTTGAAGTGCTTTTCAATTTAAAAGCTATTTTGAATAACATCAAAATATGTAAAAAAGACATTCTTGAATTTCAACCCGATGTATTGGTTTTTATTGATTATCCAGGTTTTAATTTGCGAATAGCCAAATGGGCCAAAAAATTAGGACTAAAAACACATTATTATATTTCACCTCAAATATGGGCGTGGAAAGAAAGCCGAATCAAAGATATCAAACAAGATGTTGATAAAATGTATGTCATTTTACCTTTCGAAAAAAGCTTTTATGAGGACAAACATCAGTATCCCGTTTCATTTGTTGGCCATCCTTTAATTGATGCTATTCATAATTATCCCGAAATTGACGCAAGTGTTTTTAGAACTGAAAATAAACTAAACGAAAAACCTATTATTGCTATTTTACCTGGCAGCCGAAAACAAGAAATCATCAAAATGCTATCCGTTATGTTGAGTGTAGTAAATGATTTCCCCGAATATCAGTTTGTAATTGCTGGAGCGCCAAGTCAGGAATTTTCGTTTTATCAAGATTTTATTTCGAATAAAAATATAAAGTTTATATCCAATAAAACATATGATTTATTGCGTAATGCTACGGCAGCATTAGTTACTTCAGGAACTGCAACGCTTGAAACAGCTCTTTTTAAAGTACCCGAAGTTGTTTGTTACAAAGGCAGTTGGGCTTCTTATCAAATTGCAAAACGTATTATAACACTAAAATACATTTCACTTGTCAATCTAATTATGGACGAAGAGGTAGTCACAGAGTTAATTCAAGAGCAATGCAATCCAAAACGCATCTCCGAAGAACTGAAAAAAATTCTAGAGCCTAACCATCGTAAAGTCATTCTACATAATTATGATCTACTAGAAGAAAAATTAGGCGGAATTGGTGCCAGCCAAAAAACTGCTAAACTGATTGTTGCAGATTTAAACTAA